The following coding sequences lie in one Thalassoglobus polymorphus genomic window:
- a CDS encoding DUF58 domain-containing protein, with the protein MTPRPRMLLLFACTFPILIAGIWMPPLRMLGLFGNLIVVGAALADLFVSESLAKLKFEREVSEVLSVGSRNPVNLIVRNTGKTSVVVDLYDETPQPGSASGNPLTMEVAPMQERIERYTFEPHERGRNSFDSISLRKESTFGLWTFTQQRPVKTKVRILPDIRAVYRYELMARRNRVDELGIKMRRLRGQGSEFERLREYRRDDEMRQIDWKASSRKQELVSREFNVEQNQNILIAVDCGRSMLNESDGVSYLDRALNASIMLSYIALGQADNVGFMAFSNKVERVVRPVRGKPAIQTILQHSFDLQPRRETADYTLAMEQLSQRFRKRSLVILLTHVVDDKHLEELHHALKSIRSRHLFLCVFLQDLGLTNLATKVPTSDVEAFQCSAAAELLTAVEKKTITMKDSGILTMSSLPDKLTSTAINGYLEVKARHLL; encoded by the coding sequence ATGACACCACGTCCTCGAATGTTACTTCTGTTTGCTTGCACGTTCCCGATTTTGATCGCTGGAATCTGGATGCCACCGCTGCGGATGTTGGGGTTGTTTGGCAATCTCATTGTGGTCGGTGCAGCCCTCGCTGACCTGTTTGTCAGTGAGTCCTTGGCGAAGCTGAAATTTGAACGCGAAGTGTCCGAGGTACTCAGCGTCGGTTCGCGAAATCCCGTGAACTTAATAGTTCGGAATACTGGAAAAACGTCCGTCGTCGTTGACCTGTATGACGAGACTCCACAGCCAGGATCTGCGAGCGGCAACCCTCTTACCATGGAAGTCGCTCCTATGCAGGAGCGCATCGAACGCTACACATTCGAGCCGCACGAGCGTGGAAGAAATTCGTTTGATTCAATCTCACTTCGAAAGGAAAGTACATTCGGTCTGTGGACCTTCACTCAACAACGGCCGGTGAAAACTAAAGTTCGAATCCTGCCAGATATCCGTGCTGTCTATCGTTACGAATTAATGGCTCGGCGAAATCGTGTTGATGAACTCGGCATCAAAATGAGACGCTTACGCGGCCAGGGCAGTGAGTTCGAGCGACTGCGTGAGTATCGGCGTGATGACGAGATGAGGCAAATTGACTGGAAAGCTTCTTCGCGAAAACAAGAGCTCGTTAGTCGAGAATTCAACGTCGAGCAGAATCAAAATATCCTGATCGCCGTCGACTGTGGTCGATCGATGCTTAATGAATCGGACGGCGTTTCGTATTTGGACCGAGCTCTCAATGCCTCGATCATGCTCAGTTACATTGCACTCGGGCAAGCCGACAACGTCGGTTTTATGGCGTTCTCAAATAAGGTCGAACGTGTTGTGCGTCCTGTCCGAGGTAAGCCAGCAATTCAAACCATTCTGCAGCACTCGTTCGATCTTCAACCGCGCCGAGAAACTGCCGACTACACACTGGCGATGGAACAACTCTCGCAGCGATTCCGGAAACGCTCGCTCGTCATTTTGTTGACCCATGTTGTCGACGACAAGCATCTTGAGGAGCTTCACCATGCACTGAAGTCCATTCGCTCCCGGCATCTGTTTTTGTGTGTCTTCTTGCAAGATCTCGGGCTAACGAACCTCGCGACAAAAGTCCCCACCTCTGATGTCGAAGCGTTTCAGTGCTCCGCTGCAGCTGAGTTATTGACTGCTGTTGAAAAGAAGACGATCACGATGAAAGATTCCGGCATTCTGACGATGAGTTCGCTGCCGGACAAACTCACTTCCACTGCCATTAACGGCTATCTCGAAGTCAAAGCCCGGCACCTTCTGTAG
- a CDS encoding PilZ domain-containing protein — MSLESKNETNTQDENDVSTFSTKHQLWTEIVEQRREGRVDFRATGNAFPLGETGDEPLGSSVRFWTVDVSTTGALIRTCTPLECQRMFIELFMPQLANSLIEVEVVRTLEDDSQALSGKFEASFLYGLQFLQIVSKEDVGFENFERTTEVPFLQQAESEIVTTSITDRFFNDTSSKIPFTAAMALVVLLSGLLFLVS; from the coding sequence ATGAGCTTAGAATCAAAAAACGAAACTAATACTCAAGACGAAAACGATGTCTCGACATTTTCAACGAAACATCAATTGTGGACTGAGATTGTTGAACAACGTCGGGAAGGGCGGGTCGATTTTCGAGCGACTGGAAATGCTTTTCCACTCGGAGAGACAGGCGACGAACCGCTTGGGAGTTCTGTTCGCTTCTGGACAGTCGATGTGTCCACGACCGGAGCACTCATTCGAACATGTACTCCTCTGGAGTGCCAGAGAATGTTCATCGAACTCTTCATGCCTCAGTTGGCGAACTCTTTGATTGAAGTCGAAGTTGTGAGGACTCTCGAAGACGACAGTCAGGCGCTCAGTGGAAAGTTTGAAGCCTCCTTTCTTTACGGCTTGCAGTTTTTGCAGATCGTGAGCAAGGAGGATGTTGGTTTTGAAAATTTCGAACGTACAACTGAGGTTCCGTTCCTGCAGCAAGCTGAGTCAGAGATCGTTACGACGTCGATCACTGACCGCTTCTTCAACGATACCAGCTCCAAGATTCCGTTCACGGCAGCGATGGCGCTTGTCGTACTTCTCTCGGGGCTATTGTTTCTCGTGAGCTGA
- a CDS encoding DUF4129 domain-containing protein: MILRSLILYLFFGMFSASACLGQNNEGVLDSGEVQQTVKEVLSDPEYRHLFREKATARETEELPDIMKEFLEWLFGEEDEAGAPTEIRQPSLNLGQWLLYSAIVILIAILLIIAVNLFRRMSSNQQDDEFLLGEDQEAITPTSPPGDIPANEYEQRALLVAGRGDYRSALRELVLGSMSWTERAALIRYRRGLTNRDYVRALWSDLPRRESLQEIILEFERVFYGRRPATKEAFEKCLIEFRQSFAKEDGNAHLAN; the protein is encoded by the coding sequence ATGATCTTGCGAAGCCTCATCCTTTATCTGTTTTTCGGAATGTTCTCAGCTTCTGCCTGCCTGGGCCAGAATAATGAGGGAGTGCTCGATTCGGGAGAAGTCCAGCAAACCGTCAAAGAGGTTCTCAGCGATCCTGAGTATCGACATCTGTTTCGGGAGAAAGCAACTGCCAGAGAAACGGAAGAACTTCCGGATATCATGAAGGAGTTTTTAGAATGGCTTTTCGGAGAGGAGGACGAAGCGGGAGCACCGACAGAGATCAGACAGCCAAGTTTAAATCTTGGGCAATGGTTGCTCTACTCCGCCATTGTCATTCTCATTGCAATCCTGCTCATTATCGCGGTGAACTTGTTTCGTCGTATGAGTTCCAATCAACAAGACGATGAATTCCTGTTGGGAGAGGATCAAGAGGCGATCACTCCCACATCACCGCCGGGGGACATTCCAGCCAATGAATATGAACAGCGGGCGTTACTCGTTGCCGGTCGAGGTGACTATCGTTCTGCGTTGCGCGAACTGGTTTTAGGATCCATGAGTTGGACGGAACGGGCGGCGCTCATTCGTTATCGTCGTGGGCTGACGAACCGGGATTATGTCCGTGCTTTGTGGAGCGATCTCCCGAGGAGAGAGTCGCTTCAGGAGATCATTCTGGAGTTTGAACGTGTCTTCTACGGTCGCCGACCCGCAACGAAAGAAGCATTTGAAAAGTGCCTGATCGAGTTTCGACAATCATTCGCGAAGGAGGATGGCAATGCGCATCTGGCGAATTGA
- a CDS encoding RDD family protein produces MSVQQADQQSTIHIVDTRTEIETPENVILTFDLAGPGSRASAYIIDLALRMAVAWGLIYLIGFMIPLMGDGLPVGILLVGIFLLEWGYTALFEGFCNGQTPGKKMLKLRVIKDAGYPIHFYDAALRNLLRAADFLPVGYGVGLLSMAATKRMQRLGDLVAGTIVVRADVHTYKRNPGAFRNVEPILPTECDRRFHVSERTLDVIEQLLWRREQLGRRRVEEIASILAQPIADQLGYRLGDNRNGSRDILFLRRILKTFTSSEQGA; encoded by the coding sequence GTGTCAGTTCAGCAAGCTGATCAGCAATCAACAATCCACATTGTTGATACTCGAACCGAAATTGAAACTCCCGAGAATGTCATTCTGACGTTTGATTTGGCTGGGCCCGGTTCACGGGCTTCGGCATACATCATCGACCTGGCACTTCGGATGGCAGTCGCTTGGGGACTCATCTATTTGATCGGATTCATGATTCCGTTGATGGGAGATGGCTTGCCGGTCGGGATTCTTCTTGTCGGGATTTTCCTTCTGGAATGGGGCTATACTGCGCTGTTCGAAGGCTTCTGCAATGGGCAAACTCCCGGTAAGAAGATGCTGAAGCTGCGAGTGATCAAGGATGCTGGGTATCCGATACATTTTTATGATGCTGCTCTGAGAAACCTGCTGCGAGCGGCTGATTTTTTGCCCGTTGGTTATGGAGTTGGTCTGCTGAGTATGGCTGCGACAAAACGGATGCAGCGACTCGGTGATCTGGTTGCGGGAACGATTGTCGTCCGGGCAGATGTTCACACCTATAAAAGGAATCCGGGTGCATTTCGAAACGTCGAACCGATTTTGCCAACGGAATGCGACCGCCGCTTTCATGTCTCTGAGAGAACCCTTGATGTCATCGAACAACTTCTTTGGAGAAGAGAACAGTTAGGCCGTCGGCGTGTCGAAGAGATCGCCTCGATTCTTGCGCAACCCATCGCGGACCAACTGGGTTACAGACTCGGGGACAACCGAAACGGTTCACGTGACATCTTGTTTTTGCGTAGGATATTGAAAACATTTACATCGTCGGAACAGGGGGCATAG
- the tsaB gene encoding tRNA (adenosine(37)-N6)-threonylcarbamoyltransferase complex dimerization subunit type 1 TsaB: MPILGIETSGRSGTIAVVQQQTVLGTTELSATGRRHARTLVPEIGRLLADQGLTMADVEAVAVSLGPGSFTGLRVGVVCAKTLAYSLQRPLVAVDTFLAVAENSGRENQLIWVLDDALRGDVYAGAYQQSQSGEWVCQTSSRLMSLEAFRQQVKAEELVTGPGVTKRIDDLQGLNLLDEAHRLPHARQIGLIGERRIQSGECDDYWTVEPHYMRRSAAEEKADQAC, from the coding sequence ATGCCCATTCTCGGAATTGAAACATCCGGTCGATCTGGAACGATTGCCGTTGTTCAGCAGCAAACAGTGCTGGGAACAACGGAACTCTCCGCGACCGGACGCAGACATGCGCGAACTCTTGTTCCTGAGATTGGCCGGTTACTTGCCGATCAGGGGCTTACAATGGCTGACGTGGAAGCGGTCGCTGTCAGCTTGGGGCCGGGAAGTTTTACCGGTTTGCGAGTCGGCGTCGTCTGTGCCAAAACTCTTGCCTACTCGTTGCAACGCCCACTCGTAGCGGTTGATACGTTTTTAGCCGTCGCTGAAAACTCCGGTCGAGAGAATCAATTAATTTGGGTTCTCGATGATGCCTTAAGAGGCGATGTGTATGCCGGAGCGTATCAACAATCCCAAAGTGGAGAATGGGTCTGTCAGACCTCTTCGAGACTAATGTCCCTGGAAGCTTTCAGGCAGCAAGTCAAAGCTGAGGAGCTTGTCACCGGGCCGGGTGTCACGAAACGAATCGATGATCTTCAAGGGCTCAATCTTCTCGATGAGGCACACCGCTTGCCACATGCCCGTCAGATTGGATTGATTGGTGAGAGAAGAATTCAGAGTGGAGAGTGCGACGACTACTGGACAGTCGAGCCTCATTACATGCGCAGGAGCGCGGCTGAGGAAAAAGCTGATCAAGCTTGCTAG
- a CDS encoding lysophospholipid acyltransferase family protein, with product MKIKSPLLNRIICEIAVWSLRALYKTTRIEIRLTDPVHDPYEPNRTEECVYSVWHDSLLYPLFMNRPRSIVGLVGPHRDGDYVSNVLKALKLKAVRGSSSRGGATAIVKSMEEIKDHSLVITPDGPRGPRREMKLGCAFVAAQSGTPVIATAFSCSNAWSLQGSWTDLIVPKPFSRVYAVTGEPIYVPKDASREKIEEVTQQIQAEMDRLDKIAVALANGEDLPEQVAQTEAPKRSAA from the coding sequence ATGAAGATCAAAAGTCCGTTACTCAATCGGATCATCTGTGAGATCGCTGTCTGGTCGCTGCGAGCGTTGTACAAAACGACTCGTATTGAAATCCGCCTGACCGACCCGGTCCATGACCCTTACGAACCGAATCGAACAGAAGAGTGTGTCTACAGCGTCTGGCACGATTCGCTGCTGTACCCACTGTTCATGAACCGCCCACGATCGATTGTCGGACTGGTCGGCCCACATCGTGATGGAGATTATGTCTCGAATGTCTTGAAAGCACTGAAGCTCAAAGCAGTGCGAGGCTCAAGTTCACGAGGTGGAGCGACTGCAATAGTCAAATCGATGGAAGAGATCAAAGATCATTCATTGGTGATCACGCCGGATGGACCGCGCGGACCGCGACGAGAAATGAAGCTCGGCTGTGCGTTTGTCGCTGCTCAATCTGGAACCCCCGTGATCGCCACTGCATTTAGCTGCTCAAACGCCTGGAGCTTGCAGGGGAGTTGGACAGACTTGATTGTCCCAAAACCATTCTCAAGGGTGTACGCAGTGACCGGGGAACCGATTTACGTTCCCAAAGACGCCTCGCGTGAAAAGATCGAAGAGGTCACTCAACAAATTCAGGCAGAGATGGATCGGCTTGATAAAATCGCCGTTGCTCTAGCCAACGGAGAAGATCTCCCGGAGCAGGTTGCCCAAACCGAAGCCCCCAAGCGATCAGCGGCATAG
- a CDS encoding ribose-phosphate diphosphokinase produces MPNRPKNGPRPHAFQPPQGQLALIAGSANKLLAEKIARELGVSQTPSEAHYFSEGNVFVRVLENVRGRDCYVLQGTHHPVNDNFMELLFWIDALKRASAQQITAVIPFFSYAKGDKKDEPRVSIRARVCADAIEAAGADRCLMMDLHSPQIQGFFQVPVDHLYARYVLCDHIKTLGIKDLVVCSPDIGFAKGASAYANYLGVPVVIGNKTRRNHDEKAEVLELIGDVKGKNVLIVDDFTISGGTLMSMADVLLDRGANDIYAAVSHGVLSKGVAPRIAKSNIKQLFMTDTIEPHNDPLPHNISVVSVARLFAEAIQSIHDRTSISQLFPDGTIGLD; encoded by the coding sequence ATGCCGAATCGACCCAAAAACGGCCCACGTCCTCACGCCTTTCAACCCCCTCAAGGTCAATTGGCTTTAATCGCAGGCTCGGCAAACAAGCTGCTGGCTGAAAAGATCGCCCGAGAACTGGGTGTATCGCAAACTCCGAGCGAAGCGCACTACTTCAGCGAAGGAAATGTTTTCGTGCGCGTGCTGGAGAATGTTCGCGGTCGAGACTGTTATGTCCTGCAGGGAACCCATCACCCTGTGAATGATAACTTCATGGAACTGCTCTTCTGGATCGATGCCCTCAAACGAGCAAGTGCCCAACAGATTACCGCAGTCATCCCGTTTTTCAGCTACGCCAAAGGGGATAAGAAAGACGAGCCGCGAGTTTCCATCAGAGCACGTGTTTGTGCCGATGCGATCGAAGCTGCCGGAGCGGATCGTTGCCTGATGATGGATTTGCACTCGCCGCAAATTCAAGGGTTCTTTCAAGTTCCGGTCGATCACCTCTACGCCCGATACGTGCTGTGCGATCACATTAAGACCCTCGGGATCAAAGACCTTGTTGTCTGTAGTCCGGACATCGGTTTCGCAAAAGGGGCATCAGCCTATGCGAATTATCTTGGTGTCCCTGTCGTGATCGGGAATAAGACACGTCGCAACCACGATGAAAAAGCAGAGGTGTTGGAGTTGATCGGTGACGTGAAAGGCAAGAACGTCCTGATTGTCGACGACTTCACAATATCCGGCGGGACGCTCATGTCCATGGCGGACGTGCTGCTTGACCGTGGAGCCAATGACATTTACGCCGCTGTTTCACACGGTGTTCTGTCCAAAGGTGTCGCGCCACGAATCGCCAAGAGCAACATTAAGCAGCTCTTCATGACCGATACGATTGAGCCGCACAATGACCCACTGCCGCATAATATCTCTGTCGTTTCGGTGGCTCGTTTATTCGCAGAAGCAATCCAGTCGATCCACGATCGAACCAGCATCTCGCAGCTCTTCCCTGACGGAACCATCGGCCTGGATTAG
- a CDS encoding DUF4350 domain-containing protein, with product MRIWRIETLWITLAFLVLLLGVWWIPGSASVKSDSYSSAFPGKRVFYQAMQRLGTDVHRSTDELIPRPGFEDRILILGPARYPSEQEWDDIFYEVLNGATLVFAASATDPFVEIPQFGLTITTQEILEEKAKLEELKKQGIDVELEEDGTELNESFLDAPSLSDLEDAVAETELVDHPVTWKSNAIFDLDSIDNWEVLLSSNDHPQVVRQEVGMGTVLFCASDEIFSNGAMVDSERALLAFRIVEATPVRGETFIDETLNSSGVPKVVGILFTPAFRPITLQLILIGVLFGWIGARRFGPVYESMYSRRRSIVEHANALGVLYFRAHAGAHSLESMYEFLKLELRSLYGNGFRVDDAAAVARQVRMEPAEVAELLKAVKMAIRRGDAKAISNSEAGRLLKQLSFLISRLRSDS from the coding sequence ATGCGCATCTGGCGAATTGAAACTCTCTGGATCACTTTGGCATTTCTGGTTTTGCTCCTGGGAGTCTGGTGGATTCCCGGATCTGCGAGTGTCAAATCCGATTCATACAGTTCGGCCTTCCCCGGAAAGCGAGTCTTCTATCAGGCCATGCAGCGACTCGGCACTGATGTTCATCGAAGTACGGATGAACTCATTCCGCGTCCGGGGTTTGAAGATCGAATTCTCATTCTCGGGCCGGCTCGATATCCTTCTGAGCAGGAATGGGACGACATTTTCTACGAAGTCCTCAATGGAGCGACACTGGTCTTTGCAGCCTCTGCGACCGACCCCTTTGTCGAAATTCCGCAATTCGGCCTCACCATTACAACTCAAGAAATCCTTGAGGAGAAAGCGAAGCTGGAAGAGTTGAAGAAGCAGGGAATCGATGTTGAACTGGAAGAAGATGGGACTGAGCTGAACGAGTCATTTCTCGATGCACCATCTTTAAGCGATCTGGAAGATGCCGTCGCAGAGACGGAACTCGTGGACCATCCGGTGACCTGGAAATCAAACGCCATCTTCGATTTGGACTCCATCGACAATTGGGAAGTCTTGCTGAGCTCAAACGATCATCCTCAAGTGGTTCGTCAAGAAGTCGGAATGGGGACGGTTCTGTTTTGTGCCAGTGATGAGATCTTCAGCAATGGAGCGATGGTCGATTCGGAGCGGGCTTTACTGGCTTTTCGGATCGTCGAAGCGACTCCAGTTAGGGGAGAGACTTTCATCGATGAAACGCTCAACAGTTCGGGAGTTCCGAAAGTTGTGGGGATTTTGTTTACCCCGGCATTTCGTCCGATCACGCTGCAACTGATCTTGATCGGAGTCCTGTTTGGTTGGATCGGTGCGCGACGTTTCGGTCCGGTTTACGAATCGATGTACTCTCGTCGCCGCAGTATTGTCGAACACGCGAATGCACTGGGAGTGTTGTATTTCCGTGCTCATGCTGGGGCTCACTCACTTGAGAGCATGTACGAATTTTTGAAGTTAGAGTTGCGTTCGCTGTATGGAAATGGATTTCGAGTTGATGATGCTGCTGCGGTGGCACGCCAGGTACGGATGGAACCGGCTGAGGTTGCTGAACTACTGAAAGCAGTCAAGATGGCAATTCGTCGTGGAGATGCGAAAGCCATCAGCAACTCGGAAGCGGGGCGTTTGTTAAAACAACTGTCGTTCCTGATTTCGAGGCTTCGTTCAGATTCATAA
- a CDS encoding AAA family ATPase: protein MELERVKILFDECLEEIGKVFVGQVELVEGALIALFSEGSVLIEGVPGLGKTLLVNTLSKVVSCEFGRVQFTPDLMPSDLTGHNVYSMKDQQFHFIKGPVFTNLMLADEVNRSPPKTQSALLEVMEEKQVTVDGETRRLPRPFLVLATQNPLEHEGTYPLPEAQVDRFMFKLMIDYPPVADEKRILGHYASGKNPHHHLGYDLKPVMASTDVLEIQKVASQVIVEEKVINYIVEIIDRTRNWHSVSVGASPRGGVNMLVAGRTLAACRGRDFVTPDDIKEIAPWVLRHRLLLRPDIEIEGTTVDDVILEIMDNVEVPRS, encoded by the coding sequence ATGGAACTCGAAAGAGTTAAAATCTTATTTGATGAATGTCTCGAAGAAATCGGCAAAGTTTTCGTCGGCCAGGTGGAACTTGTTGAGGGAGCATTGATTGCTCTCTTTTCTGAGGGGAGCGTGTTAATTGAAGGCGTTCCCGGACTGGGCAAAACGTTATTGGTCAACACTCTTTCGAAAGTGGTCTCTTGCGAGTTTGGTCGAGTCCAGTTCACTCCCGACCTGATGCCCTCTGACCTCACAGGGCACAACGTCTACAGCATGAAAGACCAGCAATTCCATTTCATCAAAGGGCCGGTCTTCACGAACTTGATGCTCGCGGACGAAGTCAATCGCTCACCACCCAAAACTCAGTCGGCACTCCTGGAAGTGATGGAGGAGAAGCAGGTGACTGTTGATGGGGAGACGCGCCGCCTCCCTCGTCCGTTTCTGGTTTTGGCGACTCAAAACCCACTGGAGCATGAAGGAACGTATCCACTTCCAGAGGCTCAGGTTGATCGCTTCATGTTCAAGTTGATGATCGACTATCCGCCAGTTGCTGATGAAAAACGAATTCTTGGACACTATGCATCCGGGAAAAATCCTCATCATCATCTTGGTTACGATCTGAAACCTGTGATGGCATCGACTGATGTTCTGGAAATTCAAAAAGTTGCTTCGCAAGTCATCGTGGAAGAAAAGGTCATCAATTACATCGTTGAGATTATTGACCGGACCCGGAACTGGCACTCGGTTTCTGTGGGCGCCAGCCCTCGAGGGGGAGTGAATATGTTAGTTGCCGGGCGGACTTTGGCGGCCTGTCGCGGTCGAGATTTTGTGACTCCGGACGACATCAAGGAGATCGCTCCCTGGGTCTTGCGACACAGGCTCCTGCTGCGTCCAGATATCGAAATTGAAGGGACAACTGTGGATGACGTGATTCTGGAAATTATGGACAACGTTGAGGTCCCCCGTTCATGA
- a CDS encoding stage II sporulation protein M has protein sequence MNRDEFISKRQREWKRFQILLDRAEQERVKKLTGQEIAELSGLYRGLCYDLSLVQSRDWGTSMSRFLNGLVARGHNVLYRSQPGSLDAVIQFFVAEFPRMLRANYQYFLVALFFSVVPGTICGILVAYDTSLAGRILPGQVQAQMELSYSESIAGRNAGSEGMMAGFYVRNNVGIAFKCFALGAFAGIGTITVLTFNSIFLGTVTGYLIGRGHQSNFFEFVVGHGSFELTAIVISGTAGLMLGNAIVHPGQKKRWDALRERGLDSVKIALGAGVMLIIAALIEGFWSPSGAIGGISDEAWRSIKMYVGGLLWVFVGLYLALGGRTKVTPVSHNNAEVAA, from the coding sequence ATGAATCGTGATGAGTTCATTTCGAAACGGCAACGTGAATGGAAACGGTTCCAGATTTTGCTGGATCGTGCGGAGCAGGAACGTGTCAAGAAGCTGACCGGGCAGGAAATCGCTGAACTCTCGGGCTTGTATCGCGGTCTTTGCTATGACTTGTCACTTGTGCAGTCCCGCGATTGGGGGACCAGCATGAGCCGCTTTCTGAATGGTTTAGTCGCGCGTGGTCACAACGTTCTGTATCGGAGTCAGCCCGGTTCTTTGGACGCTGTGATTCAATTTTTCGTTGCTGAATTTCCACGCATGCTGCGAGCAAATTATCAATATTTCCTCGTGGCGTTGTTCTTCTCTGTCGTTCCCGGAACGATTTGCGGAATCCTCGTTGCATACGACACCTCTTTAGCTGGGCGTATTTTGCCGGGGCAGGTTCAAGCTCAAATGGAACTCAGTTATTCGGAAAGTATTGCTGGAAGAAATGCCGGTTCGGAAGGGATGATGGCTGGCTTCTATGTCCGCAACAATGTTGGAATCGCTTTCAAGTGTTTCGCATTAGGAGCCTTTGCGGGCATCGGGACGATTACCGTTTTAACATTCAATAGTATCTTCCTGGGAACGGTGACCGGTTACCTCATTGGGCGAGGCCATCAATCCAACTTTTTTGAGTTTGTAGTCGGCCATGGTTCTTTTGAGCTCACGGCGATTGTCATCTCTGGAACAGCAGGCTTGATGCTGGGGAATGCGATTGTGCATCCCGGACAAAAGAAACGCTGGGATGCACTGCGTGAGCGCGGACTTGATTCAGTGAAGATCGCACTCGGAGCAGGAGTGATGCTGATTATCGCGGCGCTCATCGAAGGCTTCTGGTCTCCGTCTGGAGCGATTGGAGGAATCAGTGACGAGGCTTGGCGGTCCATCAAGATGTATGTTGGTGGGTTGCTGTGGGTCTTTGTCGGACTATATCTCGCACTTGGAGGACGTACAAAAGTCACTCCCGTCAGTCACAACAATGCAGAGGTGGCCGCGTGA
- a CDS encoding NAD(P)/FAD-dependent oxidoreductase, which yields MIRSVYPADTAFSTPVENQYDVVVIGAGPAGATVSALLAERGYSVVVLERSTIPRFHIGESLIPETYWPLKRLGLVDKMKASAFPKKFSVQFISEGWKESAPFFFDEHCELESSQTWQVERADFDKMLAENAVEKGATVRTQAQVLEVLFDGDRATGVKVKLTDDDGNVESREIQSKIVVDCSGNSAFLSNRLKLRVADPYLQKGAIWTYFKGARRGEGKNENATLVMQTKGQKTWFWFIPLRNDIVSIGCTGEMSHMFPKGSTPAETYHREMKLCPALENRLENAEQCMEFFMTKDFSYSSTQAAGDGWVLCGDAFGFLDPVYSSGVYLALKGGEFVADAAHNALSSGDISARTLGAWQEEYRFGVSNFRKLVYAFYTPGFSFGSFLKAHPQFKSNLVDILIGAVFKPEHSKMFEAMGEVVPERLK from the coding sequence ATGATTCGTTCAGTTTACCCAGCCGACACCGCATTCTCGACTCCTGTTGAAAATCAATACGATGTCGTTGTCATCGGTGCGGGACCGGCAGGTGCAACTGTTTCGGCATTACTCGCTGAGCGAGGCTATTCAGTCGTTGTGCTTGAGCGATCCACGATCCCTCGTTTTCATATTGGTGAATCGCTCATCCCGGAAACGTACTGGCCGCTGAAAAGACTTGGCCTCGTGGACAAGATGAAGGCGAGTGCGTTCCCTAAAAAATTCAGCGTACAATTCATTTCTGAGGGTTGGAAAGAATCTGCCCCGTTCTTTTTCGACGAACACTGTGAACTGGAAAGCTCTCAGACCTGGCAGGTCGAGCGGGCAGACTTCGACAAAATGCTCGCTGAAAATGCAGTGGAGAAGGGAGCAACCGTTCGCACACAGGCTCAGGTTCTCGAAGTCCTCTTCGATGGCGACCGTGCGACCGGCGTCAAAGTCAAATTGACTGACGATGATGGAAATGTCGAATCGCGAGAGATTCAATCAAAAATTGTCGTCGACTGTTCAGGGAACTCTGCGTTCCTTTCCAATCGACTCAAGCTCCGGGTCGCTGACCCCTATCTTCAAAAAGGAGCGATCTGGACATACTTCAAAGGTGCGCGACGCGGCGAAGGAAAAAATGAGAACGCAACTCTCGTCATGCAAACCAAAGGCCAGAAGACCTGGTTCTGGTTTATCCCCTTACGCAACGACATCGTGAGCATTGGCTGCACGGGAGAGATGTCGCACATGTTCCCCAAAGGTTCCACCCCTGCGGAGACATACCACCGCGAAATGAAGCTGTGCCCTGCGTTAGAGAATCGGCTTGAAAACGCCGAGCAATGTATGGAATTCTTCATGACGAAGGACTTTTCATACTCCTCCACACAAGCTGCTGGCGATGGCTGGGTCTTATGTGGCGATGCGTTCGGATTCCTTGATCCGGTCTATTCTTCAGGTGTTTACCTGGCACTGAAGGGAGGTGAATTTGTTGCCGACGCTGCCCACAACGCTCTTTCATCCGGCGACATTTCAGCACGAACTCTTGGTGCCTGGCAGGAGGAGTACCGATTCGGTGTCTCAAACTTCCGAAAACTGGTCTACGCCTTCTACACACCCGGCTTTAGCTTCGGCTCGTTTCTAAAAGCACATCCCCAGTTCAAATCAAACTTGGTCGACATCCTCATCGGAGCTGTCTTCAAACCGGAACACTCCAAGATGTTCGAAGCAATGGGCGAGGTTGTCCCAGAGAGACTGAAATAA